The following are encoded together in the Iodobacter fluviatilis genome:
- a CDS encoding DsbE family thiol:disulfide interchange protein translates to MKRFAPLIIFAALALLLAAGLTLNPREIPSVLIGKPAPQFKLDRLDATGQFSPASLKGQAWLLNVWASWCSACIQEHPVLNSIASEHKVTIVGLAYKDLDKDAKEWLQNRGNPYNVVVADRDGRVGIDYGVYGVPETFVIDKNGNITYKHIGAVTPDIFKNTLLPELQKARL, encoded by the coding sequence ATGAAACGCTTTGCTCCTTTAATTATTTTTGCAGCACTGGCGCTGTTGCTGGCGGCGGGTTTAACGCTTAATCCGCGTGAAATCCCTTCCGTGCTGATCGGCAAGCCTGCGCCGCAATTTAAGCTTGATCGCTTAGATGCCACAGGGCAGTTCTCCCCAGCTAGCCTCAAGGGCCAAGCGTGGTTACTCAATGTATGGGCCTCATGGTGCAGCGCCTGCATTCAGGAGCATCCGGTGCTCAACAGCATTGCCTCAGAGCACAAAGTCACCATTGTTGGCTTGGCTTATAAAGATTTAGATAAGGATGCCAAAGAATGGCTGCAAAACCGTGGCAATCCTTACAACGTAGTCGTGGCGGATAGGGATGGCAGAGTGGGCATTGATTACGGCGTGTATGGCGTACCAGAGACTTTTGTAATCGATAAAAACGGTAATATTACTTACAAACACATCGGCGCAGTCACCCCCGATATCTTTAAAAACACCCTTCTGCCTGAGCTGCAAAAGGCACGATTATGA
- a CDS encoding heme lyase CcmF/NrfE family subunit, translating to MIGELGTFTLILALLVALVQGTLGIWGGVKQWLPAMRIARPAALLQLALTATAFALLATAFLQDDFSIRYVARQSNSLLPVWFKFAAVWGGHEGSLLLWVLMLSGWGAAVAVFARNLPLSVQSLVSGVLAWVGSGLYLFILLTSSPFIRQLPAPSNGADLNPLLQDLGLIFHPPLLYMGYVGFSVAFAFAVAALISGRLDASWARWSRPWTAAAWVSLTLGIMLGSAWAYYELGWGGWWFWDPVENASFMPWLAGTALIHSLAVAEKRNAFKHWTVLLAIGTFSLSLLGTFLVRSGVLTSVHAFATDPARGLFILIFLCVVIGASLALYAWRAPLLEGGGAFNWCSREALLLTNNVILMVACATVFLGTLYPLLIDALGQGKLSVGPPYFNSVFIPLMMPAMLLMGLSGSVRWKNQDGHGLWLAYYVPMILAIVGGILLPLCWGQWKWGVAAALAVALWVAITSVRDWSRRLISNRRNGNTWWRALCNVPAAFSGMHIAHFGIAVFVAGVTVVSSYEHEDDLRMAFGDTHNIAGYTLSFDSVKSTRASNYAALTGQLTLSQNGKAISVMQPEKRQYFSSQMPMTEAAIHHTPLKDVYVSLGEPLGNNPFTGDWLVRVHYKPLVGWIWYGCILMALGGAIALSDRRYRQKHLAKKHTGE from the coding sequence ATGATTGGTGAACTAGGTACTTTCACGCTGATTCTGGCGCTACTGGTGGCGCTGGTGCAGGGCACGCTGGGGATTTGGGGCGGGGTTAAGCAGTGGCTGCCCGCCATGCGCATCGCCAGACCAGCGGCGCTGTTGCAATTAGCCCTTACCGCCACGGCCTTTGCGCTGCTGGCCACGGCTTTTTTGCAAGACGATTTTTCGATTCGCTATGTCGCGCGGCAATCCAACAGCCTGCTGCCGGTCTGGTTTAAGTTTGCCGCTGTTTGGGGTGGGCATGAAGGCTCGCTCCTGCTTTGGGTGTTGATGCTCTCTGGCTGGGGTGCAGCGGTGGCGGTGTTTGCACGCAATCTACCTCTCTCGGTGCAATCGTTGGTGAGCGGCGTGTTAGCGTGGGTAGGCAGTGGCCTGTACCTGTTTATATTGCTCACTTCCAGCCCATTTATTCGCCAGCTTCCCGCACCGAGTAATGGCGCAGATTTAAACCCGCTACTGCAAGACTTGGGGCTGATTTTTCACCCGCCCCTTCTTTATATGGGTTATGTGGGCTTTTCTGTGGCCTTCGCCTTTGCCGTGGCAGCACTGATTTCTGGCCGGCTGGATGCCAGCTGGGCACGCTGGAGCCGCCCTTGGACAGCCGCCGCGTGGGTTTCGCTTACGCTGGGCATTATGCTGGGCAGTGCATGGGCTTATTACGAATTGGGCTGGGGCGGCTGGTGGTTTTGGGATCCAGTTGAAAACGCTTCCTTTATGCCTTGGCTGGCCGGAACGGCGCTAATTCATTCCTTAGCCGTGGCCGAAAAACGCAATGCCTTTAAGCACTGGACGGTATTGCTAGCGATTGGCACCTTCTCGCTCTCGCTCTTAGGCACGTTTTTAGTGCGATCTGGCGTACTGACTTCGGTACACGCCTTTGCCACCGATCCGGCGCGCGGCTTATTTATTTTGATTTTCCTCTGCGTGGTGATCGGCGCATCGCTAGCGCTTTATGCATGGCGCGCGCCCTTACTAGAAGGTGGCGGCGCGTTTAACTGGTGCTCTCGTGAAGCACTGCTGCTCACCAACAATGTGATTCTAATGGTCGCCTGTGCCACGGTTTTTCTTGGCACGCTTTACCCGCTGCTGATTGACGCACTTGGCCAAGGCAAGCTCTCCGTCGGCCCACCTTATTTCAACAGCGTGTTTATTCCACTGATGATGCCCGCCATGCTGCTCATGGGTTTAAGCGGCAGCGTGCGCTGGAAAAACCAAGATGGCCACGGCCTATGGCTTGCTTATTACGTTCCGATGATTCTGGCGATTGTGGGTGGCATCTTGCTGCCACTTTGCTGGGGGCAATGGAAATGGGGCGTGGCCGCCGCACTTGCCGTGGCACTTTGGGTGGCGATCACCTCAGTGCGTGACTGGAGCCGCCGCTTAATCAGCAACCGCCGTAATGGCAACACATGGTGGCGAGCATTATGCAATGTGCCTGCGGCTTTTTCTGGCATGCATATCGCCCACTTTGGTATTGCCGTGTTTGTAGCAGGCGTGACCGTGGTGTCAAGCTATGAGCATGAAGACGATTTACGCATGGCCTTTGGCGACACGCACAATATTGCGGGCTATACCCTCAGTTTTGACTCGGTGAAATCAACCCGAGCCAGCAATTACGCCGCGCTCACCGGGCAGCTTACGCTCAGCCAAAACGGCAAGGCCATCAGCGTAATGCAACCCGAGAAACGCCAGTATTTCTCCAGCCAAATGCCGATGACCGAAGCGGCGATTCACCATACGCCGCTCAAAGATGTCTATGTATCCCTTGGCGAGCCACTAGGCAACAACCCATTCACTGGCGATTGGCTGGTGCGGGTGCATTACAAACCACTGGTTGGTTGGATCTGGTACGGCTGCATATTAATGGCCCTGGGCGGAGCCATCGCCCTATCCGACCGCCGCTATCGCCAGAAACATTTAGCTAAAAAACACACAGGCGAATAA
- the ccmE gene encoding cytochrome c maturation protein CcmE has protein sequence MSPRRKRIFWIVGALITLALVTFFVVNAFRQNLVFFYSPTQIINGEAPHGRAFRLGGMVVDKSLIRASDGVSIRFTVTDTDKNIPVQFRGLLPDLFKEGKGVVAEGSWENGIFTATEVLAKHDENYMPPEAQDAVNKAHQKAADKKI, from the coding sequence ATGTCCCCCAGACGTAAACGTATATTTTGGATTGTGGGTGCTTTAATCACACTGGCTTTGGTTACTTTTTTTGTAGTGAATGCTTTTCGCCAAAACCTAGTGTTTTTTTACTCGCCAACGCAAATTATCAATGGTGAAGCGCCGCATGGTAGAGCTTTTAGGTTGGGCGGGATGGTGGTGGATAAAAGCCTGATCCGCGCAAGCGATGGCGTGAGCATTCGCTTTACAGTGACCGACACCGATAAAAACATCCCCGTGCAATTTCGTGGTTTGCTGCCGGATTTATTTAAAGAAGGCAAAGGCGTAGTGGCCGAAGGGAGTTGGGAAAACGGCATCTTCACCGCCACCGAAGTGCTCGCCAAACACGACGAAAACTACATGCCCCCCGAAGCGCAAGATGCAGTAAACAAAGCACATCAGAAAGCGGCAGATAAAAAGATTTAA
- the ccmD gene encoding heme exporter protein CcmD: protein MFATLYWASFSDFIHMGGYGLYVWGSFLACVLGLGMEWLLIRQQRKQVIQHLRRMALAEEMEDEGYEHSSLL from the coding sequence ATGTTCGCAACCCTCTACTGGGCCAGCTTCAGCGATTTTATTCATATGGGTGGATACGGCTTATATGTGTGGGGCTCTTTCTTAGCCTGTGTTTTGGGGCTGGGCATGGAGTGGCTATTGATCAGGCAACAACGCAAGCAAGTAATTCAGCACTTACGGCGAATGGCTTTGGCGGAGGAGATGGAGGATGAGGGATATGAGCATTCATCGCTATTGTAG
- the ccmC gene encoding heme ABC transporter permease CcmC, with the protein MKPSHNGPRWLNLFSFASPMQFYPLAGRLIPLFMTTALLFCAVGLWLGFAIAPGEAQQGEGYRIIFLHVPTSWMAMFIYIVMAFWSVMHLALRTRLSAMMAQALAPTGALMAFLSLLTGALWGKPMWGTWWVWDARLTSMLLLFFLYLGFIALTRSIDEPDRADKAGSVLAIVGVFNVPVIYFSVKWWNTLHQGASISMENGSSMASTMLIAMLVMSLAAWMHSIAACLSRVRTLILQREGHTRWVKERIAQGEK; encoded by the coding sequence ATGAAACCAAGCCATAACGGCCCACGCTGGCTGAATTTATTTTCTTTCGCCTCCCCCATGCAGTTTTACCCGTTGGCAGGAAGGCTGATCCCGCTATTCATGACTACAGCCCTGCTGTTCTGTGCTGTGGGGCTGTGGCTGGGCTTTGCCATTGCGCCGGGTGAAGCACAGCAGGGTGAAGGCTATCGGATTATTTTTCTGCATGTACCCACCAGCTGGATGGCGATGTTTATTTACATCGTCATGGCATTTTGGTCGGTCATGCATCTGGCTCTGCGTACCCGCTTATCCGCCATGATGGCGCAAGCCTTGGCTCCGACGGGTGCTTTGATGGCATTTTTATCGCTACTCACAGGCGCACTGTGGGGCAAGCCGATGTGGGGCACTTGGTGGGTGTGGGATGCACGGCTCACCTCCATGCTGCTGCTGTTTTTCCTGTATTTAGGCTTTATCGCCCTCACCCGCAGCATTGATGAGCCGGATCGCGCCGACAAGGCCGGATCAGTATTAGCCATCGTCGGCGTATTTAATGTGCCGGTGATTTATTTCTCAGTGAAATGGTGGAACACCCTGCACCAAGGCGCGTCGATCTCGATGGAGAACGGCAGCAGCATGGCCAGCACCATGCTGATTGCCATGCTGGTGATGTCGCTGGCGGCATGGATGCACAGCATCGCAGCATGCCTATCCCGCGTTCGCACACTGATTTTGCAGCGTGAAGGCCACACCCGCTGGGTAAAAGAGCGCATCGCCCAAGGAGAAAAATAA
- the ccmB gene encoding heme exporter protein CcmB yields the protein MNSGHFFLAIIKRDLLLAWQQRGDLLVGVVFFILVACLFPLAIGPEPKLLARIGPGVLWVAVILANLLALPRLFASDWQDGSLEQLLLTAAPTSVMVAGKIIAHWLTTGIPLTLIAPLLGIQYGLESDTLLMLMASLLLGTPTLSALGSIGAALTIGVRQGEMLLALLILPLYAPVLIFGSGAVAAVAGGLSGMAELSLLAAILCGTLFLAPWLAAIAVRLAVE from the coding sequence ATGAATAGCGGGCACTTTTTCTTAGCCATCATCAAACGAGACTTACTACTGGCTTGGCAGCAGCGCGGCGACCTATTGGTTGGCGTTGTGTTCTTTATTTTAGTAGCCTGTTTATTCCCACTGGCCATCGGCCCCGAGCCAAAGCTGCTCGCCCGCATCGGCCCCGGCGTGTTATGGGTGGCGGTTATTTTAGCCAACCTACTCGCCCTACCCAGATTATTCGCCAGCGATTGGCAAGATGGTAGCCTTGAACAGCTGCTCTTGACTGCGGCACCTACCAGCGTCATGGTAGCAGGAAAAATTATTGCCCACTGGCTCACCACCGGCATTCCGCTCACCCTCATTGCGCCACTACTGGGTATTCAGTACGGCTTAGAAAGCGACACCCTCCTGATGCTGATGGCCAGCCTACTGCTTGGCACACCCACACTGAGCGCATTAGGCAGCATCGGTGCAGCGCTCACTATTGGTGTACGTCAGGGCGAAATGCTGCTAGCGCTACTCATCTTGCCACTCTATGCTCCCGTGCTTATTTTTGGCAGCGGCGCAGTGGCCGCAGTGGCTGGCGGTTTATCTGGCATGGCCGAATTATCCTTACTAGCAGCCATTCTTTGCGGAACGTTGTTTTTAGCACCGTGGCTGGCGGCAATAGCAGTGCGATTGGCGGTTGAATAG
- the ccmA gene encoding cytochrome c biogenesis heme-transporting ATPase CcmA, with product MLSVSGLSALRVDRTLFSKLSFTLNSGQCLHLRGANGAGKTTLLKLLTGLNRPQSGEIYWQQQALPSLGEQYAAALHYLGHKDGLKELLSPYANLRMAAELAGQPLSDEAALQALAKVGLSHQCDLAVRSLSQGQKKRAALAKLLALPRPLWLLDEPFVALDTQAQDQLGGWISQQLSSGGLVILTSHQTLPTAISQVIELDLALSQGSKNE from the coding sequence ATGCTTTCTGTCTCCGGCCTTTCCGCTCTGCGCGTCGACCGCACGCTATTTAGCAAGCTGTCATTTACCCTAAATTCAGGGCAATGCTTGCACCTGCGCGGCGCAAATGGAGCGGGCAAAACCACGCTACTCAAGCTGCTTACAGGATTAAACCGCCCGCAAAGCGGCGAAATCTATTGGCAACAACAAGCACTGCCAAGCCTTGGTGAGCAGTACGCTGCTGCACTGCACTATTTAGGGCATAAAGACGGTTTAAAAGAGCTGCTCAGCCCTTACGCCAATTTACGCATGGCCGCAGAGCTGGCAGGCCAGCCTTTAAGCGATGAGGCAGCGCTACAAGCCCTCGCCAAAGTGGGCCTGAGCCACCAGTGTGATCTGGCCGTGCGTTCTTTATCCCAAGGGCAAAAAAAGCGGGCGGCACTCGCTAAACTACTGGCTCTGCCCCGCCCACTCTGGCTGCTTGACGAGCCTTTTGTGGCGTTAGACACGCAAGCTCAAGATCAATTAGGCGGCTGGATCAGCCAGCAGCTCAGCAGCGGTGGGCTAGTGATTCTGACTTCGCACCAAACACTCCCCACGGCTATTTCACAAGTCATCGAGCTGGATCTTGCCCTTAGCCAAGGCAGCAAGAATGAATAG
- the yfcF gene encoding glutathione transferase has protein sequence MSQTPFVLYADSLFTSPYAMSVFVALLEKCLPFEIKTLNLDAGDQQQNTYSQRSLTSRVPTLVEGDFALSESSAITEYLEEQFPAPQYTALYPKDAKQRARARQIQAWLRSDLLPLRQERSTHVVFFAPNDEPLSAEAQAAADKLIKMADLLISDNQTSLFTEWCIADTDLALMLQRLIKNGEPVPEKLKRFANTQWARTSVQRWLQQVR, from the coding sequence ATGAGCCAAACACCTTTTGTACTTTATGCGGATTCTCTTTTTACCAGCCCTTACGCAATGTCGGTCTTTGTTGCGCTATTAGAGAAATGCCTGCCTTTTGAAATTAAAACTCTGAATCTAGACGCGGGCGATCAACAGCAAAATACCTATAGCCAGCGATCTCTGACTAGCCGTGTGCCTACCCTTGTGGAGGGTGATTTCGCTTTATCTGAATCTTCTGCGATTACGGAATACCTAGAAGAGCAATTCCCTGCACCGCAATATACCGCGCTCTACCCCAAAGACGCCAAACAGCGCGCTAGAGCACGACAAATCCAAGCATGGCTGCGCAGTGATTTGCTACCACTGCGCCAAGAGCGCTCCACCCATGTGGTGTTTTTTGCACCTAACGACGAGCCACTTTCGGCAGAGGCTCAAGCGGCAGCCGATAAACTCATCAAAATGGCTGATTTACTCATTTCTGACAATCAAACGTCACTCTTTACCGAATGGTGTATCGCCGACACCGATCTCGCCCTGATGCTGCAACGCCTGATCAAAAATGGCGAGCCAGTGCCAGAGAAACTAAAGCGCTTCGCCAACACCCAATGGGCAAGGACATCTGTGCAACGGTGGCTACAACAAGTCCGTTAG
- a CDS encoding GNAT family N-acetyltransferase: MYSIRHSEKQDIEQIRQLYAEPSNYSATLQAPFPSQEKWEARLTPTNNTYSLVAVQGTEVLGQLGLHLESNLRRKHVASIGMAVKSSTRRQGVGDALLLAAIDLAEQWQAICRIELSVYTDNLPALALYEKHGFIKEGLCKNYAFRNGQFSDVYMMARCKQIQP; this comes from the coding sequence ATGTACAGCATCAGGCATAGTGAAAAACAAGATATAGAACAAATTCGCCAGCTGTACGCAGAGCCTAGTAATTATTCCGCCACCCTACAAGCGCCATTCCCATCCCAAGAAAAATGGGAAGCAAGGCTCACCCCCACCAATAACACCTATAGTCTGGTTGCCGTGCAAGGCACTGAGGTACTAGGGCAGCTGGGTTTGCACCTTGAGAGCAATCTGCGCCGCAAGCATGTGGCCAGCATCGGCATGGCGGTAAAAAGCAGCACCCGCAGGCAGGGTGTGGGTGATGCTTTATTACTGGCGGCAATTGATTTAGCCGAGCAATGGCAGGCAATCTGCCGTATTGAATTATCGGTCTACACCGATAATCTGCCCGCCCTCGCCCTCTATGAAAAACATGGGTTTATCAAAGAAGGCCTGTGCAAGAACTACGCCTTCAGAAACGGCCAGTTTTCTGACGTATACATGATGGCAAGATGTAAGCAAATACAGCCATAA
- the map gene encoding type I methionyl aminopeptidase — translation MSIVIKNADDIAKMRVAGKLASEVLDYITPFVTVGVTTAEIDRLCHEYMRDVQGTIPAPLNYCPPGYTPYPKAICTSVNQVVCHGIPADKPLKSGDCVNLDITVIKDGYHGDNSRMYLVGDVSAPARRLAKVTYNAMWIGIDQVKPGARFGDIGAAIQKYAEGAGYSVVREFCGHGIGTKFHEEPQVLHYGKAGTGPEIKVGMIFTIEPMINAGKRDIKGMSDGWTIVTKDRSLSAQWEHTILVTETGYEILTQSTGTPARPDSYAI, via the coding sequence ATGTCTATCGTTATTAAAAATGCCGATGATATCGCCAAAATGCGCGTTGCTGGCAAGCTTGCCAGTGAAGTACTCGATTACATCACCCCATTTGTAACCGTTGGCGTTACTACCGCTGAGATCGATCGTCTTTGCCATGAATATATGCGTGACGTACAAGGCACTATCCCTGCACCGCTGAATTACTGCCCACCAGGTTACACGCCTTACCCTAAAGCCATTTGCACCTCAGTGAATCAAGTGGTGTGCCACGGCATTCCTGCAGATAAGCCACTTAAAAGCGGCGACTGCGTAAACCTAGACATCACCGTTATTAAAGATGGTTACCACGGCGACAACAGCCGCATGTACTTGGTTGGCGATGTTAGCGCTCCTGCACGCCGCTTGGCTAAAGTCACTTACAACGCAATGTGGATTGGGATTGATCAGGTAAAACCAGGCGCACGCTTTGGTGATATCGGCGCAGCCATTCAAAAATACGCCGAAGGTGCTGGCTATTCTGTGGTGCGTGAATTCTGTGGCCACGGCATCGGCACTAAATTCCACGAAGAGCCACAAGTGCTGCACTATGGCAAAGCAGGAACTGGCCCAGAAATCAAAGTCGGCATGATTTTCACCATTGAGCCAATGATTAACGCCGGTAAGCGCGACATTAAAGGCATGAGCGATGGCTGGACCATCGTCACCAAAGATCGCAGTTTATCCGCCCAGTGGGAACACACCATTTTGGTGACGGAAACAGGCTATGAGATTCTGACTCAATCAACCGGCACGCCCGCTCGCCCAGATAGCTACGCCATCTAA
- the minE gene encoding cell division topological specificity factor MinE, producing MSILSYFFGEKKKTASVARERLQIILAHERNGRNTPDYLPQLQKELIAVISKYVAINPEDIIVQLDRKDDFEVLEVNIVLPESKNTKAAELR from the coding sequence ATGTCTATTCTGAGCTATTTCTTCGGTGAAAAGAAAAAAACAGCGTCGGTTGCAAGAGAGCGTTTGCAAATTATTTTGGCGCACGAAAGAAACGGTAGAAATACCCCTGATTACCTGCCCCAATTGCAAAAAGAGCTGATTGCCGTCATCTCTAAATATGTAGCGATTAATCCAGAAGACATCATTGTTCAACTGGATCGCAAAGATGATTTTGAAGTTTTAGAAGTTAACATCGTACTGCCTGAAAGTAAAAACACTAAGGCAGCAGAATTACGCTAA
- the minD gene encoding septum site-determining protein MinD, with the protein MAKIIVITSGKGGVGKTTTSASFASGLALRGFKTAVIDFDVGLRNLDLIMGCERRVVYDFVNVIKGEATLNQALIKDKNCDNLYILPASQTRDKDELSKEGVEKVLKELEQSNFDYIICDSPAGIETGAFMALYFAEEAIVVTNPEVSSVRDSDRIIGILDAKSKRAEDGGTVKTHLLITRYSPKRVDSGEMLSLDDVQHLLRIKLIGVIPESESVLQASNSGSPAIHLAGSDVSEAYKDVVARFLGEERPLRFIETPKAPFWKRLFGG; encoded by the coding sequence GTGGCAAAAATCATTGTTATCACATCAGGCAAGGGCGGCGTTGGCAAAACCACCACTAGCGCCAGCTTTGCCTCTGGCCTTGCTCTGCGCGGCTTCAAAACGGCCGTGATTGATTTTGATGTGGGCCTGCGCAACCTTGATCTAATCATGGGTTGCGAGCGCCGTGTGGTTTACGATTTCGTCAATGTTATCAAGGGTGAAGCCACGCTTAACCAAGCATTGATTAAAGATAAAAACTGCGACAACCTTTATATCTTGCCTGCATCACAAACCCGTGACAAAGACGAGCTATCTAAAGAAGGCGTGGAAAAAGTTCTAAAAGAGTTGGAACAAAGCAACTTTGATTACATTATTTGCGATAGCCCAGCAGGCATTGAAACGGGTGCGTTTATGGCACTTTATTTTGCCGAAGAAGCTATCGTCGTGACCAACCCTGAAGTTTCATCCGTTAGAGATTCAGACCGCATCATCGGCATTTTAGATGCTAAATCTAAACGCGCCGAAGACGGTGGCACAGTAAAAACGCACCTACTGATTACCCGCTATAGTCCTAAGCGGGTTGATTCAGGCGAGATGTTATCGCTTGATGATGTTCAGCACTTATTGCGCATTAAATTGATCGGCGTAATTCCAGAATCCGAAAGCGTGTTACAAGCGTCAAACTCGGGCAGTCCAGCAATTCACCTAGCGGGCAGCGATGTTTCTGAGGCTTACAAAGATGTGGTCGCCCGTTTCTTGGGTGAAGAGCGTCCATTACGTTTTATTGAAACACCCAAGGCACCGTTCTGGAAACGGCTATTCGGGGGTTAA
- the minC gene encoding septum site-determining protein MinC, which translates to MTHSASDLDSIFEFKSSSIKLLSFVPATLDPSRLEAALLEKLGGREHFLAGEQLIVDFSSLPELPSALEVGTLVRLLQQFCLLPIAVHGGNSDQKLAAASAGLVILQDDSLSTPIPNKAAPPQPALVITRPVRTGQQVYAKGGDLIVLALVSAGAEVIADGNIHVYAPLRGRALAGAKGDNQARIFTTCMEAELVSIAGIYRSLQEDLPDSIRTKPAQIYLDQEKIVIEALNETN; encoded by the coding sequence ATGACACATTCGGCCTCTGATTTAGACAGTATTTTTGAGTTTAAAAGCAGCAGCATCAAACTCCTGTCTTTTGTCCCCGCCACACTAGACCCCAGCCGATTAGAAGCAGCACTGCTTGAAAAGCTCGGTGGGCGTGAGCATTTCCTGGCCGGCGAGCAACTTATTGTTGATTTTAGTAGCTTACCCGAACTGCCGTCTGCACTGGAAGTTGGCACTTTAGTTAGACTTTTACAACAATTTTGCCTCTTGCCAATCGCCGTACATGGCGGCAACAGCGATCAAAAACTCGCAGCCGCATCAGCAGGTTTGGTTATTTTGCAAGATGATTCTCTCTCCACCCCCATCCCCAATAAAGCCGCACCCCCGCAGCCCGCGCTGGTGATTACGCGGCCAGTGCGCACTGGGCAGCAGGTTTATGCCAAAGGCGGCGATTTAATCGTGTTGGCGCTGGTATCTGCAGGCGCTGAAGTGATTGCCGATGGCAACATTCACGTCTACGCGCCTTTGCGTGGTCGTGCGCTAGCGGGTGCAAAGGGTGATAATCAGGCCAGAATTTTTACTACCTGCATGGAGGCCGAACTCGTGTCTATTGCAGGCATATACCGCTCTTTACAAGAAGATCTACCCGATTCGATACGCACCAAACCAGCACAAATCTACTTAGATCAAGAAAAGATCGTGATCGAAGCCTTAAACGAAACTAATTAA
- the ppsR gene encoding posphoenolpyruvate synthetase regulatory kinase/phosphorylase PpsR, with protein MRRTAFFVSDRTGITAEMLGHSLLTQFEDVTFHRVTIPYVDTPEKAIEVALEIRKHSVIDGCRPLVFSTVVDPVIRKLTHVPEALVIDFFEMFIGPLEAELGQDSSHTVGKSHAIVNFEEYKNRIDAVNFTLNHDDGVMPRDLSEADLILVGVSRSGKTPTCLYLALQFGIKAANYPLTPEDFGNHTMPKLLLPYRNKLFGLTIESERLTEIREERKPDSKYSSIENCRFEIAEAEALMRHVGVPYLNTTRMSIEELATTIMHRTGLVRRTY; from the coding sequence ATGCGTCGCACGGCTTTCTTTGTCTCCGACAGAACTGGTATTACTGCCGAAATGCTTGGCCACTCGCTGCTTACCCAATTTGAAGACGTCACATTTCACCGAGTGACCATTCCATACGTAGACACCCCTGAAAAAGCCATCGAAGTGGCTTTGGAGATCCGTAAGCATTCCGTCATCGACGGATGCAGGCCACTGGTTTTTAGCACGGTAGTAGACCCAGTCATACGTAAGCTAACCCATGTACCTGAAGCTTTAGTCATCGATTTCTTTGAGATGTTTATTGGGCCACTTGAAGCCGAGCTTGGCCAAGACTCTTCGCATACAGTGGGTAAATCGCACGCAATTGTGAATTTTGAAGAGTATAAAAATCGAATTGATGCGGTAAATTTCACGCTTAACCACGATGATGGCGTGATGCCGCGCGATCTTTCTGAGGCCGATTTAATCCTAGTGGGCGTCTCAAGATCAGGAAAAACACCTACCTGTCTCTATTTAGCCCTGCAATTTGGAATAAAAGCCGCCAATTATCCGCTGACCCCAGAAGACTTTGGCAACCATACCATGCCCAAATTACTCCTCCCCTATCGTAATAAATTGTTTGGTTTAACGATTGAATCTGAGCGATTAACAGAAATTCGCGAAGAAAGAAAACCCGATAGCAAATACTCATCCATTGAAAATTGCCGCTTTGAAATCGCCGAAGCCGAAGCGCTGATGCGCCATGTGGGGGTGCCCTACCTCAACACCACCCGCATGTCGATTGAGGAATTGGCCACCACCATCATGCACCGCACAGGCTTGGTACGCCGTACCTACTAA